AATGTGGGAAGCCAAAACACGAATATGAAAAACATGAAATTCCTGAAGAAATTTATAACACAGTAAAATCAGTTATTGGCGATGAAGCAATGGAAAATGCTGTTTTTACTGATGATAAACAACAAAGAGAAAAACAAATCAAGGAGCTTACAGAAAAAATTACGGCATATTTCCTTGAAAATCATCCTGAATATGAGGCTTATATTAATGAAGCCATTTACAAGTTCGAAAAAGAAACCGTACGAAGAATGATTTTAAAACAACATAAGCGCCCTGATGGAAGAGCACTAGAAGAAATTAGATCTCTTAGTGCAGAGGTTGACATACTTCCAAGAACTCATGGTTCCGCATTATTTAAAAGAGGACAGACTCAAGTTTTAACAGTAACAACTTTGGGTGCTATGGGAGATGTACAGATTTTAGACGGATTAGATGCTTTAGAAGACACAAAACGATATATGCACCATTATAATTTCCCATCCTTCTCTGTAGGAGAAACAAAACCTTCCAGAGGCCCCGGAAGAAGAGAAATAGGTCACGGCGCTTTGGCAGAAAGAGCATTGCTTCCTGTTATACCTAGTGAAGAAGAATTTCCTTATGCAATTCGTTTGGTTTCTGAAGTATTAAGCTCTAATGGTTCTACTTCTCAAGCCAGCGTTTGTGGAAGTACATTATCCTTAATGGCTGCAGGTGTGCCGATTAAAGCTCCTGTTGCAGGAATTTCTGTAGGACTGGTAACTGGAGAAAATGATGATGAATTTGTATTGCTTACAGATATACAAGGATTAGAGGATTTCTTTGGAGATATGGACTTCAAAGTTGCTGGAACCCATAAGGGAATCACTGCAATCCAAATGGATATAAAGATCCAAGGATTAACAAAAGAAATTATAGAAAAATCTTTACAGCAAACTAAACGAGCAAGAGCATATATTCTCGATGAAGTAATGCTAAAAGCTATTTCAGAGCCTAGAAAAACACTTTCTCCTTATGCTCCGCAGATTGTTCGTACCAATGTTGATCCGGAAAAAATCAGCGAAATCATTGGACCCCGTGGAAAAACAATCAATAAAATTATTGAAGAAACAGGAGTTAAAATTGATATTGAAGATGATGGACGTATCTTTATTTGTGGCGTAGACTCAGAAAAAGTAAAGAAAGCTCTCTCAATTATCGAAGGCATTGCAAAGGATATTCAACCCGGTGAAATATATTTAGGAAAAGTAACAAAGATTATGAATTTCGGAGCCTTTGTTGAAATTGCTCCTGGAAAAGAAGGTCTTGTTCATATTTCCAAATTAGCCCATGAACATGTAAAGAATGTAGAAGACGTTGTTCATATAGGTGACGAAATCTTAGTTAAAGTAACTGAAATAGATAAGCAAGGCAGAATTAATTTATCCAGAAAAGATACTTTGCCTAAGCCTGAAAAAGAAGAGAATACAGAATCATAAACATAGCCTCATGGTTTATGTTTTGTTTGAAATGAGATCTTTACTACATTATGCAAGGATAAATCGATTCATTCTACGTGCGTGCGGCTATTGCACGCTTTTATTGTAATTATTAATGTTTTAAGAGGATAGTTTTTCAGAAAATGGCTATAATGAAGTAAAAAATCCTTAGAAAAGGAGAAATCTTATGTTCAGACTTAAGAAATTGCCCAATGGCGTTACAATTGTATCAGAGAAACTTCCCTTTGTAAGGTCTATTGCTTTAGGGATTTGGGTACGTAATGGTTCCAGACATGAAAGAATCCATGAAAGCGGGATTTCGCATTTTATTGAGCATATGTTATTCAAAGGGACTAAAAACAGAACTTCAAAACAAATAGCGGATGAAATGGATCGAATTGGCGGCCAGCTGAATGCTTATACGACTAAAGAATATACATGTTATTATTTTAGGGCTTTGGACAATCACATTGATCAGGCGTTAGACATATTGACCGATATGTTTTTAAATTCAAATTTTGAAGAAAAAGAAATTGAAAAGGAAAAAGGAGTTATCTTAGAAGAAATTAATATGTATGAAGATTCTCCTGAAGAACTGGTACATGATTTGATGCAAAAGGCTGTGTGGGAAGAAAATCCTTTAGGAGAGCCTATCCTTGGAACTACAGAGACCATTGCCACATTTGATCATAAAACTCTAAAAAACTTTTTTAATAAGAGATATCGTCCTGAGAATACAGTTATTGCAGTAGCAGGAAACTTTGACTACGATGAAATGATGGATAAAATTGAGCAAAAGTTTTCAAATTGGGACTTTAATGAAAAAGATGACTATGAATATACCTATCCTCAATATAAGGCACAAATATTAACCAAGACGAAAGATATTGAGCAGATCCATGCTTGTTTGAGTTTTCCAGGCATATCCTCAGATTCTGAAGATGTATATACTTTAATAACCCTTAATACAATACTTGGGGGAGGAATGAGCTCCAGACTATTTCAAAAGATTCGAGAAGATAGGGGTATGGCTTATTCAGTTTATTCTTATCCAACAAATTATAATGACACAGGGCTGTTTACTATTTATGCAGGAATGAATCCTTCTCAGACAATAGAAGTTTTAGATTTAATCATCAAAGAGATTCAAGCCCTTAAAACAAATAAAATACCCCCAAATGATTTATCTAAGACTAAAGAGCAATTAAAAAGCAATTATATTATGGGATTGGAAAGCACGAATAGTCGAATGTCCAGTATAGGAAGATCTCAATTGATGTTAAATAAAGTTAGAACGCCGGATGAAATTATTGAAAAAGTTGATGCAGTAACGGAAGAGAGAGTAGCAGTCCTCATTGACAAATTATTCGATTTTTCAAATATGAGCGCATCTATTGTAGGAAAATTAGATAGCATTAATTTAGAGGAGATTAAAGCATTATGTCAACTAAAGTAAAAGTTTTAATTAAACAGGTTCCTGGGTCTGAAGATCTTCCATTGCCCCAATATATGACGAAACAATCTGCAGGTATGGATCTGTATGCCAGCGTAGAAACCAGGGAAATATTAAAAAAAGGTCAGATTAAATTGATTCCGACAGGTATAAAAATCCAACTGCCTAAGGGATATGAGGCTCAGATCAGACCGAGAAGCGGATTAGCTCTTAAATATGGAATTAGTCTCGTAAATACTCCAGGAACAATAGATGCAGATTATCGGGGAGAAATAAAAGTTATTATGATTAATTTTGGAGATGAGGATTTTATTATTCAAAGGGGTGATAGAATTGCCCAAATGGTAATCAATAAAATTGAAGAAATAGAATGGATTCCTGTCGATGAGCTGGAGAGCAGTGAAAGAAAAGACGGAGGATTCGGACATACTGGAATCTAAAAGGTCATATGAACACAAATGTTCATATGACCTTTTTTTGATGCTTTTTTGGGCATTAAAGGGTTAGTGCTGGACTAGCACCAAATATAGATGAAATATCATACACTATAATATCAATAACCCCATAGGGCTTTAGCAGGAGGGATTGGGATTGAAGTTTCAAAAAATAAAATTTGCCGTTGTAGGTGGAGACTTACGGCAAATCAAATTAAGCAATTTCTTAGCAAGAGAAGGATATGAAGTCAGAGTTTTTGGATTTAATGGGATAGATTTCGAAAAAAACGTAATCATTTCAACAACCCTTCCCGATGTTGTGTCTAATGCAGATATTGTAATTGGACCAATTCCGTGTTCGCAGGAAAACGTTACTTTATATACTAAATATTACGAGAAGTCAATTTTGCTGGAAGATGTGTTTAAGCATATTTCAAAAGATAAAGTTTTTATGGCAGGACGAATTACACCAGAGATTCAAAGAATTGCAAATCGTTATGATTTTAAAGTAGTAGATTTACTTGCCCGTGAAGAATTAGCGGTTCTAAATGCTATTCCAACTGCTGAAGGGGCAATTCAGTATGCAATGGAAAATAGCGAAATTACACTTCATGGAAGTCACTGTCTTGTTTTAGGATTTGGAAGATGTGGGAAGGTACTGGCCCATAAGTTAAAAGGATTGGATGCACACCTTACGGTAGAAGCAAGGAATCCTCAGGACTTAGCGTATATAAAGAGCTATGGCTATCAATCCCTTCATCTTCATGACTTAAAAGATAAAATAGGTTCTTATGATTTTATCTTTAATACGATTCCTTCTCTCATTTTAGACCGTGAGATGCTAAAAACGGTCAAGAAGGATTGCTTAATCATTGATTTAGCGTCAAAGCCCGGTGGGGTTGACTATAATGCAGCAAGCGAATTAGGCATCAAGGCTATTTTAGCCCTAAGTTTACCGGGTAAAGTCGCACCGGAAAGTGCAGCGTTAATTATTCGTGATACGATATTCAACGTATATAGCGAGATGGGGGTAATTTTATGAGCAGTTTAAAAGGTGTGAGAGTCGGATTTGCATTATGCGGATCCTATTGTACTTATGATACAGTTTTGCCGGAGATGCAAAAATTAATCGATGAAGGTGCAGAAGTGTTTCCGATTATGTCCGGCAATGCCTATACAACCGATACGAGATTTGGCAAAGCACAAGAACATATAGATAAAATAGAAAAAATGACAGGTAAAAAAATCATTAAAACCATTGTTGAAGCAGAACCCTTAGGTCCAAAGAATATGATAGATATATTAGTGATTGCTCCATGTACTGGCAACACTGTTGCCAAATTAGCCAATGCAATAACAGATACAGCTGTTTTGATGTCTGCAAAAACTTTACTTCGAAATAAAAAACCAGTTGTCATCGCACTGGCAACCAATGATGGTTTGGGAATGAATATGAAAAACATCGGTATGTTAATGAATACAAAAAATATATATTTTGTACCTATGGGTCAGGATAATTATGAAAAGAAGCCGAATTCTATTGTGTCAGATATGAGCTTAATTCTAAAGACAGTGCAGAAGGCTTTAAAGGGAGAACAGCTTCAACCAGTTATTATCGATTTAAGCAAATAATTCAAAACCAAGAAGATTCCACTAGGGATCTTCTTTATATTTTATTTGGACATTATTGTGGGAATGTGGCATAATAATTTTGAATGATTTAAATTAAATAAGGAATGATTACATGAATAAGGATTTTGTATTTATTTCAGATTTTGATGGCACCATAACGGAAAAAGATTTTTACTGGCATATCATTGATAAATATTTGAAGGAAGAAGGATTGAATTTATATAATAGGTGGAGACAAGGAGAATTTAACAATATTGAATTTATCAGTACAATTTTTCAAAACATAGGACAAGATGAAAATCAAATTTATAAGGATATTATAGAAATTCCTATGGATTCGTACATTAAAGAGTTTATTGATTTTATTCATAGTTTAAATGGAGAATTTGTTATCGTAAGTGCAGGCAGCTCCTACTATATTGAATTATTTCTTCGACATTATGGAATCAATAATATTAAAGTGTATTCGAATTATGGAGTATTTAAAGATAACGGAATTCATTTGGAACTAGATCCTACATATGAATTTTATTCTGAACGATATGGATTGGATAAAAAGAAAGTCGTTAAATATTTAAAAGAGCAATATTCTAAACTTTATTATGCAGGTGATAGCACTCCCGACTACGAACCCAGTCTTTTATGTGATTGTCGTTTTGCCAAAGGAAGACTGATTCAGTTGTACGAAAAGAATGAAATCGAATACATACCTTTTGAAAATTTTCAAGACATCCGTAAAATTATGGAAAAACAAATGAAAGTTTAAGTTCAGTCTTTGTTTTTGAATGAACTCTCTTCAATATACCCATACTAAAATAAATACTATATTGAAGAGGAGAATAAGATGAGTAACGAATTGACACCTAATGAATTAGAAAAAAAGAAAAGTGAAACAACTGAATCCATTAAAGAATTTGGACAAATGCCTTTGCCGGAGGAAAAAAAGGCTTCAAATAAGCCAAAGATTCATTGCCTAACCATTATAGGACAAATTGAAGGGCATATTACTTTGCCGCCACAAAATAAAACCACAAAATACGAGCATGTCATCCCTCAACTGGTAGCGATTCGAGACAATGATGAAATTGACGGAGTATTAGTGGTTTTAAATACCGTTGGAGGAGATGTGGAAGCAGGGCTGGCTATTGCTGAAATGATTGCATCCCTGGGAAAGCCAACGGTTTCTCTTGTCTTGGGAGGAGGACATTCCATAGGGGTTCCTTTAGCAGTTTCAGCAAATTATTCTTTTATTGCTTCCAGTGCAACCATGACTATTCATCCTGTACGTATGAGCGGTACAGTCATAGGAGTTCCTCAGACATTCGAATATTTTGATAAGATGCAGGAGAGAATTGTAGATTTCGTTGCAAGAAATTCGCATATTTCTCAGCAGCGTTTTAAAGAATTAATGCTGGATACAGGCAAACTTGCAAAAGATGTTGGTACTATCGTTATAGGAGAAGAAGCAGTAAGAGAGAAATTGATTGATGAAGTAGGTGGGTTGAATGAAGCCTTAAACAAATTATATGAGTTAATCGATCAGGCTAAGACATCAAAGGAGGAGAACAAATGATTTATTCAATAATACCTGAAGAAGTAATTTTCAGTGATATGCAAAATGAAAATAATTCTGTAGACGAATACAAAGAAATAGAGTATAAAGGATACTTACTGCAAGTGAGTTTAGAGAAAGATAATGGATTTAAAATTCAAAGAATCATTTCTACAGATCCCTATGCCTACTTAAACAGTGAAATTCAACCCGGCAATATAATCTATGGAAATATAATCTAAATAGTGATATAATTTATTCGTATGTGTTAGCAAATGCTAGCACTTTTTATTTAAAAGAAGGGATTGGAAATTATGGGAAAAAGACCATTGATAGATAAAAAAAAGTCATCTAAATCCAAAACGAATAAAGTAAAGTCTCCTATAGGGGGAGCATTGTCGCAAGAGATAAAAGGCGTCCTAATTTTTTCGATATCACTTTTTTTTGGGATAGGCATTTATAGTCATGAGGCCGGATTTTTTGGAAAGTTAATACATAAATTTTGTGTAGGTGTATTAGGGATAGGAGCTTATATCCTGCCTGTATTGATTGGCATCTTAGGAATTTTTATGATGCTTAAAAAACTAAATACTAGTAATAAGTTAAAAATACTCATATCTTTTGGTATGCTGTTTTTATTATCTACTTTTGTTCATATTTTAAATGTGGTTAATGAGCCATTAGAAGGAATGAATGCATGGCTTAAGATCAAACATTACTATGAAATCGGAGATTGGGACAATGGTGGATTAATTGGTGCAGTATTTGGGAAGGTTTTAGTTAAGACGATAGGTATATATGGCAGTTATGTTTTTATTGCTACTTTATTTATCATATTATTAATTTTATTAACCGGGAGATCTTTTGTAGGTGACATTATATCCATTTATAAATGGATGGCAGAATGTATCACTAAGCTAAAAGGTATTCTAGACCATTATCAAATGGAACAAGAAGAAAAGCGTACTCGAAAAAACTCTCAAGCTAAAAATAAAGACAATCGATCTATGCCAAATATAAAAATAGAAGATGATGAAATCGTACATACCGATAATGAACCGCAAGAAGTAAAAAGCAGTATTGTAGAACCAGTAGAAGAAATCAAGGTATTGGATTTTGCTCAGAAAATCGAAGAAAAGAATCAAGCAAAAGAAAGCCAATCAGAAAATGTGCAAAGTTCTTCTTATGATGATTCAGTGGAAATGCTTTCATCTATCAATAAACCGGTAGATTATCAATTTCCATCTATTGAATTATTACAAGCAAATACTTACTCCATTACATCTAACTCTAAGAAAAAAATGCTTCACAATGCAAAAAAATTAGAAGAAACTTTAGCAAGCTTCGGTGTTGAAGCAAAAGTAGTACAAATTAACAGAGGACCTACTGTAACGAGATATGAATTGCAGCCTAGTCAAGGGGTTAAAGTAAGTAAAATCGTTAGTTTAGCAGATGATATAGCACTTAATCTGGCGGCTGCCGGTATTCGAATAGAAGCACCTATTCCTGGGAAAGCTGCAGTAGGTATCGAAGTGCCGAATCATGAAGTACAGCCCGTATTCTTAAGAGAAGTTATTGAAGAAGAAGCATTTCAAAAGTTTCCGTCTAAACTTGCTTTTGCCCTTGGAAAAGATATTGCAGGGAACTCTGTTGTAACGGATATAGCCCGTATGCCGCACTTACTGATTGCAGGAGCGACGGGTTCAGGTAAAAGTGTTTGCATTAATACGCTTATTGCGAGTATACTTTATAAAGCGAATCCTAATGAAGTAAAATTGTTGATGATTGACCCTAAAGTTGTAGAACTTAGTATTTATAACGGCATACCCCATCTGATGATTCCAGTTGTTACAGATCCTAAAAAAGCAGCTGGAGCACTGAATTGGGCCGTTCAGGAGATGACCAATCGTTATAAGCTTTTTGCAGAGAACAATGTCCGAGACATTAAAGGATATAATAATTTAAAGAGGAATGAAAATACTGATGACCAAAATCCGTCAGAGATCATGCCTCAGATTGTAATCATCATTGACGAGTTGGCAGACCTTATGATGACTGCACCAGGAGAAGTAGAGGATGCCATTTGCAGACTGGCACAAATGGCAAGAGCAGCAGGAATCCATTTGGTTATTGCTACGCAAAGACCTTCTGTAGATGTTATAACAGGAGTGATTAAAGCCAATATTCCATCCAGGCTGGCCTTTGCCGTATCCTCCGGTACAGATTCTAGAACAATATTGGACATGGTAGGGGCTGAAAAACTTCTTGGAAAAGGGGATATGCTTTTTTATCCTGTTGGTTCTTCAAAACCTGTAAGAATTCAAGGAGCATTTATTTCCGATCAAGAGGTTGAGAGAATTGTAGAAAGCATAAAGCAGTCTGGACAAGCAGAATACAATCAAGATATTATTGAAGAAATCACTACGGTGAATAATGTATCCTCCGGCGGAGAAGAAGTAGATGAATATTTGGAACAGGCAATAGAAATGGTTATTGAGAAAGAAAAAGCATCTATTTCTATGATCCAACGTTATTTGCGTATTGGATTTAATCGTGCAGCAAGAATAATGGAGGAAATGGAGGAAAGAGGCATTGTAGGTCCTGACGAAGGAAGCAAGCCTAGAAAAGTCCTTATAACAAAAGAAGAATTTGAACAAATGAAATTATGCAGTGAGCCGACATCATCTAATTTTTGATAGTGTATAAGAAACAGCAAAAACTGTTTTCAAATAAATAATTTCTAGTAATTGTGGGAGGATTTAGATATGAAAACTGACATTGAAATTGCTCAAGCAGCGCAAATGAAGCCTATCGCTGAGATTGCTGCTGAACTCAACATCGATGCTGACGATTTAGAATTATATGGCAAATATAAGGC
The genomic region above belongs to Defluviitalea saccharophila and contains:
- a CDS encoding pitrilysin family protein encodes the protein MFRLKKLPNGVTIVSEKLPFVRSIALGIWVRNGSRHERIHESGISHFIEHMLFKGTKNRTSKQIADEMDRIGGQLNAYTTKEYTCYYFRALDNHIDQALDILTDMFLNSNFEEKEIEKEKGVILEEINMYEDSPEELVHDLMQKAVWEENPLGEPILGTTETIATFDHKTLKNFFNKRYRPENTVIAVAGNFDYDEMMDKIEQKFSNWDFNEKDDYEYTYPQYKAQILTKTKDIEQIHACLSFPGISSDSEDVYTLITLNTILGGGMSSRLFQKIREDRGMAYSVYSYPTNYNDTGLFTIYAGMNPSQTIEVLDLIIKEIQALKTNKIPPNDLSKTKEQLKSNYIMGLESTNSRMSSIGRSQLMLNKVRTPDEIIEKVDAVTEERVAVLIDKLFDFSNMSASIVGKLDSINLEEIKALCQLK
- the dpsA gene encoding dipicolinate synthase subunit DpsA produces the protein MKFQKIKFAVVGGDLRQIKLSNFLAREGYEVRVFGFNGIDFEKNVIISTTLPDVVSNADIVIGPIPCSQENVTLYTKYYEKSILLEDVFKHISKDKVFMAGRITPEIQRIANRYDFKVVDLLAREELAVLNAIPTAEGAIQYAMENSEITLHGSHCLVLGFGRCGKVLAHKLKGLDAHLTVEARNPQDLAYIKSYGYQSLHLHDLKDKIGSYDFIFNTIPSLILDREMLKTVKKDCLIIDLASKPGGVDYNAASELGIKAILALSLPGKVAPESAALIIRDTIFNVYSEMGVIL
- a CDS encoding YlzJ-like family protein codes for the protein MIYSIIPEEVIFSDMQNENNSVDEYKEIEYKGYLLQVSLEKDNGFKIQRIISTDPYAYLNSEIQPGNIIYGNII
- a CDS encoding polyribonucleotide nucleotidyltransferase, translating into MSKIFSTELAGRTLSVEIGKVAELANGAAIVRYGDTVVLVTATASDKPREGIDFFPLSVDYEERLYSVGKIPGGFIKREGKPTEKAILTSRVIDRPIRPLFPKDYRNDVSIVATVLSVDQDCSPEIAAMIGSSIALSISDIPFAGPTGSVNVGYIDGEIIINPTAAQREVSRLSLTVSSTKDKVMMIEAGADEIEESVMLEAIFRGHEENQKIVQFIEEIQAECGKPKHEYEKHEIPEEIYNTVKSVIGDEAMENAVFTDDKQQREKQIKELTEKITAYFLENHPEYEAYINEAIYKFEKETVRRMILKQHKRPDGRALEEIRSLSAEVDILPRTHGSALFKRGQTQVLTVTTLGAMGDVQILDGLDALEDTKRYMHHYNFPSFSVGETKPSRGPGRREIGHGALAERALLPVIPSEEEFPYAIRLVSEVLSSNGSTSQASVCGSTLSLMAAGVPIKAPVAGISVGLVTGENDDEFVLLTDIQGLEDFFGDMDFKVAGTHKGITAIQMDIKIQGLTKEIIEKSLQQTKRARAYILDEVMLKAISEPRKTLSPYAPQIVRTNVDPEKISEIIGPRGKTINKIIEETGVKIDIEDDGRIFICGVDSEKVKKALSIIEGIAKDIQPGEIYLGKVTKIMNFGAFVEIAPGKEGLVHISKLAHEHVKNVEDVVHIGDEILVKVTEIDKQGRINLSRKDTLPKPEKEENTES
- a CDS encoding MtnX-like HAD-IB family phosphatase yields the protein MNKDFVFISDFDGTITEKDFYWHIIDKYLKEEGLNLYNRWRQGEFNNIEFISTIFQNIGQDENQIYKDIIEIPMDSYIKEFIDFIHSLNGEFVIVSAGSSYYIELFLRHYGINNIKVYSNYGVFKDNGIHLELDPTYEFYSERYGLDKKKVVKYLKEQYSKLYYAGDSTPDYEPSLLCDCRFAKGRLIQLYEKNEIEYIPFENFQDIRKIMEKQMKV
- a CDS encoding FtsK/SpoIIIE family DNA translocase, which encodes MGKRPLIDKKKSSKSKTNKVKSPIGGALSQEIKGVLIFSISLFFGIGIYSHEAGFFGKLIHKFCVGVLGIGAYILPVLIGILGIFMMLKKLNTSNKLKILISFGMLFLLSTFVHILNVVNEPLEGMNAWLKIKHYYEIGDWDNGGLIGAVFGKVLVKTIGIYGSYVFIATLFIILLILLTGRSFVGDIISIYKWMAECITKLKGILDHYQMEQEEKRTRKNSQAKNKDNRSMPNIKIEDDEIVHTDNEPQEVKSSIVEPVEEIKVLDFAQKIEEKNQAKESQSENVQSSSYDDSVEMLSSINKPVDYQFPSIELLQANTYSITSNSKKKMLHNAKKLEETLASFGVEAKVVQINRGPTVTRYELQPSQGVKVSKIVSLADDIALNLAAAGIRIEAPIPGKAAVGIEVPNHEVQPVFLREVIEEEAFQKFPSKLAFALGKDIAGNSVVTDIARMPHLLIAGATGSGKSVCINTLIASILYKANPNEVKLLMIDPKVVELSIYNGIPHLMIPVVTDPKKAAGALNWAVQEMTNRYKLFAENNVRDIKGYNNLKRNENTDDQNPSEIMPQIVIIIDELADLMMTAPGEVEDAICRLAQMARAAGIHLVIATQRPSVDVITGVIKANIPSRLAFAVSSGTDSRTILDMVGAEKLLGKGDMLFYPVGSSKPVRIQGAFISDQEVERIVESIKQSGQAEYNQDIIEEITTVNNVSSGGEEVDEYLEQAIEMVIEKEKASISMIQRYLRIGFNRAARIMEEMEERGIVGPDEGSKPRKVLITKEEFEQMKLCSEPTSSNF
- the dut gene encoding dUTP diphosphatase, translating into MSTKVKVLIKQVPGSEDLPLPQYMTKQSAGMDLYASVETREILKKGQIKLIPTGIKIQLPKGYEAQIRPRSGLALKYGISLVNTPGTIDADYRGEIKVIMINFGDEDFIIQRGDRIAQMVINKIEEIEWIPVDELESSERKDGGFGHTGI
- a CDS encoding dipicolinate synthase subunit B is translated as MSSLKGVRVGFALCGSYCTYDTVLPEMQKLIDEGAEVFPIMSGNAYTTDTRFGKAQEHIDKIEKMTGKKIIKTIVEAEPLGPKNMIDILVIAPCTGNTVAKLANAITDTAVLMSAKTLLRNKKPVVIALATNDGLGMNMKNIGMLMNTKNIYFVPMGQDNYEKKPNSIVSDMSLILKTVQKALKGEQLQPVIIDLSK
- a CDS encoding ClpP family protease, which translates into the protein MSNELTPNELEKKKSETTESIKEFGQMPLPEEKKASNKPKIHCLTIIGQIEGHITLPPQNKTTKYEHVIPQLVAIRDNDEIDGVLVVLNTVGGDVEAGLAIAEMIASLGKPTVSLVLGGGHSIGVPLAVSANYSFIASSATMTIHPVRMSGTVIGVPQTFEYFDKMQERIVDFVARNSHISQQRFKELMLDTGKLAKDVGTIVIGEEAVREKLIDEVGGLNEALNKLYELIDQAKTSKEENK